In Phyllopteryx taeniolatus isolate TA_2022b chromosome 8, UOR_Ptae_1.2, whole genome shotgun sequence, one genomic interval encodes:
- the prx gene encoding neuroblast differentiation-associated protein AHNAK isoform X2, whose product MCECLRGIFRVTWTPSSDADSDREDDDGHVCSASRDQAVKDKKRSPPSSRPPVGPQRNPHHCASAEEHDSPERAEQKEKLHAELKQVLSQKRSQLRVSTCRLTQPEMDPEPSIEQTQSTAEAAEPPVEIVVETEAEAGASGYSVTGGGERGIFIKDVLKDSPAAKHLSLQQGDQLLSAKVYFDNVRYEDALKILQCAEPYKVSFLVKRTVHGEEICVRPRLPSVDVKGPKAKMAKMSVKAIKPFKAKKKRGGRFGLKRLKEKRREELVIEGTPPRLEMTNVDVEFCLPTFKHGRSGHLEAEGGTAVKAKRKIRFPRMKTKGQNGGKEESRGMEAKVKVSPAEIPRAKVKTKGKAPKFGINFPKSKDAKSGSVELRKPDVNIPSPSLEFSFPAGKGVDVEMEGVSLNSPDVRFALPSGKAHTSLPAGKGKVEIKAPKLEVRGGDAEVTTGNVDIETGKGDGKLRMPKLKLPKMRLSRHSDEIDDDKMKVKAEGDIGVPTVEMKGGSGIVLPEAHVTKGGISGNVPSIQMPSVDISLPKVKGTSGMDVKTATKKPGIECPVPDVELHVGRIPDEVEGTFKGPEISMPALDISLPKIKSSDLDAEGRGSGEKFRLPSVEVGIDMSHYMGGDGKFTLPNLNVSQSQKVDLKRPDVAGGFKLPSVDPTLLKGKDVDLDLPDVDISLPTVSLPGAGVKLKGPELMGGKLERPDIDVSIHKGKLEGGVELDGPDIKGGKLKMPTLDVSLPKVNLPEGGVKLKGPEFKGGKMEIADIGVSLSKAEADFDIEGPDIKGGKFKMPTFDVSLPKVNLPEGGVKLKDPKLRGGKMELPDLDVSLPKGRFEGGVELEGPDVKGRKFKMPTFDVSLPKGSLPEGTVKLKGPELKGKVEIPDIDVSIPNVEGHFDIEGPDVKGGKFKIPTFDVCLPKVNLPESGVELKGPELKGKVEIPDVDVSIRNVEGHFDIEGPDVNGGKLKMPKLDISFSKVNIPEGSVKLKGPELKRGKMEMPDLSLPKGKFEGGVELEGPDVKGGDFKMPTFDVSLPKGSRKEDGVKLKGPELEGWKIEMPDLDMSFPQRKAEGETGIEGHVGMGGKFQMPSVDLSLPKMKTKGPEINIEGPEFKGGKVTAPTVDVSLPKVEGDLDLESPHLKVGTFKMPTFDVSLPKVHFPEGGVKVTGPELKGGKMEMPDIDVSLPKGQFEGGNELEGPNVKGGKFKIPTLDVSLPKVNLTEGGIKLKGPQLNRGKMKFPDVDLSLPEGKSEGGVEFEGPDVKGGNFKMPTLDVSLPKVNLPKFDLNVETPDVKGKIEMPCVDILVPKGKVEGDLNLEGPDVKGGKFKVPTFDVSLPKVNLPEGGVKLKGTDLKGGKIEIPDVDVSLPKVEGDFNIEGHDVKGGKYKVPKFNVSLPKVNLPEGNVKLKGPELERRKIEMPDLDISFPKGKAEGKLGLEGHVGKGGKFHMPAVDLSLPKMKTKGPEINIEGPEFKGGRFTAPTVDVSPPKVEGHLDLEGPDIKGGKFKMPTIDVSLPKVNLPEGGGKIKGPELKGGKIEIPDIDVSLPKGKVKGGVDLEGPEIKGGQFKMPTFDASLPKVNLPEGGVKLKVPEFEGQEIEMPDVDISFPKGKVEGKMGIEGHVGKGGKFQMPSVDLSLPKMKTKGPEINIEGPDVKGGKVTIPRVDVSLPKVEGDLDLEGSDVKGRTFKIPTFDVSLPNVSLPECGVKLKGPEQKGGKMEIPDIDVSLPRGNIEGGFDVEGPHVKVQNVKGGKFKMPKFDVSLPKVNLPEGDVKLKGPELEGRKIEMPDLDISLPKGKAGGEMSKGGKFHMPSVDISLPKMKTKGPEINIETPDIKGGKVTIPTVDVSLPKVEGDLVLGGPDVKGAKFKMPTFNVSLPKVSLPEGGVKVKGPELKGGNMEIPDISISLPKGKVEDGVDLEGPDVKGGKLKIPSLDVSLPKVNLPKGDPILEAPKFKGKMEMPSVDISLPKGKVEGDIDIAGADVKGGKFKLPTFDVSLPKVSLPEGGVKVKGPELKGGKIEIPDVDVLLPKVEGDFDIKGLDAKGGKFKMPTLDISLPKVNLPEGGAKIRGPEFSGEKINMPDFHMSLPEGKAEGEIGIEGHSAKGGKFHMPFVDISLPKSKIKGPGITIEGPDVKGTKVTMPTVDVSTPKIEGDLDIEGPDVKGGNIKMPTLDVSLPKVNLPEGGVKLKGPELKGKMEILDVDVSLPKVEGGEGPDVKGGRFKMPKLDVSFPKVSLPEGGVKLKGPTLKGGKMQVTDIDVSRPKGKVEGGVELEGPDFKGGKFKMPSLDVSLPNVRLPEGGIKIKGPDLGGRKTDLTDVDVALPKGKVEGEMGIEGHLSKGGKFHMPSVDISIPKIKTKGPEINIEGPDGKGGKVTEPTVDVSILKVSLPGGGLKLKGQELKGGKMEIPDIDVSLPKAEGDFDVVGPQVKGGKFKIPTFDVSLPKVNLPEGGIKLKGPELKGGRMEIPDIDVSLPKGKAEGAVELKGPDVKGGKFKIPTFDVSLPKVNLPEGGIKLKGPELKGGKMEIPDIDVSLPKVEGDLDIEGPDVKGRKFKMPTLDVSLPKVNLPEGGVKLKGPDFGGGKIDMPDIDMSLPKGKFEGQTGIEGHLDRGGKFHMPSVDICLPKMKATGPEINIEGPDVKGVKLTMPTVDVSIPKAEGDLDIEVPDVKAGKFKMPTFDVSVPKVNLPEGGLKLKGPELKGKMEIPDVDVLLPKVEGDINIEGSYVKGGRFKMPKLDVSLPKVNLPEGGVKLKGPTLKGGKMQVPDIDVSLPKGKVEGGVELEVTDMKGGKFKMPSLDVSLPNINLPEGGITIKGPDLEGRKIDMPDIDVSFPNDKAGAEIGIEGGGKFHMPSVDICLPKMKTKGPEIDIEAPDIKGRKVTMPTVDVSLPKIKSPEVDVSLEGPDVKGGKVTIPAMARMTGESAGSGSLKRGTVKLPTVDISAPKVDLDFGLTKPKGDDVEVALLKAEGSRPSSGGSFDLPNVSLKVPSFTLPRFSGKSKAGHLEASGQSCEGDISLRAPSMELGLDSKDQGKKAKLKKPSFGISKTDADVSVSCPELDVNLKKGGIDIPKPDTNVDVEGKGRFHAPDITIKLPKFSMPGFVSKDGTLGRPSSDREAQAKAKMPSVELSLPATKTPEMEVLLPKAEVDVSEGDIRTYEGDLKIPKRPVIDVSAPKVDLAVPLESSYEREGTKFKVPDLDLSRLKGKISRMPKSKSSKIEAPEVKLKMQSIDISIPKAPDVDLHGDGRVDFNMPHANIDLPEATTPKTDISIPKDKVGLHVKGEHSGLKLKMPRLDIQGPKGDLELDLRFRRGEGRMEVSDLETNSKVKGPKVKGTKFNIGMPKKKNGGGVKVEQDIEIIQPGIYGPTSSSHNGHKEVNINVQMPSVTLPSVSVTSKQGSAECGLPSSSSTVPRIPDIDFDIGTAQDEDEDKLGKKIKIPKFGVPLPSLSSPEGRMEICGPQLKYEGPKVPKVKKAVFVLVNPPQTDDVTLNTGDAKVKIPTLQTKSIETSVDTPGMSACASSLRSADLTLKPEGPSSRFHFEKEASPHKGAAASAKVKLPKVEFTSPYGKKTAGHANLEMTTRLDTPSFSGEDPKGLQIKPGKVSFEGFVESSSKEVVSQHSRTERLDGDSSGSPAGFTMEFSSMKVRTWGEGDTKGEPQGRESPPWFKVPKFTLKPHSTGFLQITPEGSPRAQRRGELGGEADVSGSFCPHASDVTASDVSSPVGGGSVTMVTKTTRTTRRATSAATPAGDSAVTAHPPSDL is encoded by the exons ATGTGTGAGTGTCTCCGTGGAATATTCCGAGTCACCTGGACACCTTCCTCCGATGCAG ACTCTGACAGAGAAGACGACGACGGCCATGTTTGCAGCGCCAGCAGAGATCAAGCC GTGAAAGATAAGAAGCGGTCTCCCCCTTCCAGCAGACCCCCCGTTGGCCCACAACGCAACCCTCACCACTGCGCCTCTGCAGAGGAACACGACAGTCCCGAGAGAGCG GAGCAAAAGGAGAAGCTCCATGCAGAGTTGAAGCAGGTGCTGAGTCAAAAGAGAAGTCAACTGAGAGTGTCCACCTGCCGACTGACCCAACCGGAAATGGACCCGGAACCTTCTATCGAGCAGACA CAGAGCACGGCGGAAGCCGCCGAGCCTCCGGTGGAAATTGTGGTGGAGACGGAGGCGGAGGCTGGAGCTAGCGGCTACAGCGTGACCGGCGGCGGAGAGCGAGGCATCTTCATCAAAGACGTGCTCAAAGACTCGCCGGCCGCCAAACATCTCAGCCTGCAACAAG GTGACCAGCTGCTAAGCGCCAAGGTCTACTTCGACAACGTGCGCTATGAAGACGCTCTGAAGATCCTCCAGTGCGCCGAGCCCTACAAAGTAAGCTTCCTGGTCAAGAGGACTGTCCACGGGGAGGAGATCTGCGTGCGGCCCCGCCTGCCCAGTGTGGACGTCAAAGGCCCCAAGgccaaaatggccaaaatg AGCGTGAAGGCCATCAAGCCGTTCAAGGCGAAGAAGAAGCGAGGCGGTCGCTTCGGTCTGAAGAGGCTAAAAGAGAAGCGGCGCGAGGAGCTGGTGATCGAGGGAACGCCACCCCGGCTGGAAATGACCAATGTGGACGTGGAATTTTGCCTCCCCACGTTCAAACACGGGCGGAGCGGCCACCTGGAGGCAGAAGGGGGCACTGCGGTGAAGGCAAAGAGGAAAATCAG GTTTCCTCGGATGAAGACAAAAGgtcaaaatggaggaaaagaggaaagcagaggaatggaAGCAAAGGTGAAGGTGTCCCCGGCTGAGATTCCCAGAGCCAAAGTAAAAACCAAAGGAAAAGCCCCCAAGTTTGGAATCAACTTCCCCAAGAGCAAGGACGCTAAGTCGGGATCGGTGGAGCTGAGGAAGCCGGACGTAAATATCCCATCGCCATCTTTGGAGTTCAGTTTCCCTGCTGGGAAAGGCGTGGATGTGGAGATGGAGGGAGTATCATTGAATTCCCCGGATGTGAGGTTTGCCCTCCCCTCTGGCAAAGCACACACGTCTCTACCAGCAGGTAAGGGAAAGGTGGAAATAAAAGCTCCGAAACTTGAAGTAAGAGGGGGCGATGCCGAAGTCACTACGGGAAACGTTGACATCGAAACAGGCAAAGGCGATGGAAAACTGCGAATGCCAAAGTTGAAACTTCCCAAAATGAGACTCTCACGTCATTCGGATGAGATTGATGATGACAAAATGAAGGTCAAAGCAGAAGGAGACATCGGCGTTCCAACGGTGGAAATGAAAGGAGGAAGTGGTATTGTTCTCCCTGAAGCACATGTCACCAAAGGAGGCATCTCAGGAAATGTTCCATCCATTCAAATGCCTTCTGTTGACATCTCTTTACCCAAAGTCAAAGGAACATCAGGCATGGATGTAAAGACAGCAACGAAGAAGCCTGGAATAGAGTGTCCTGTGCCGGACGTGGAGCTGCATGTTGGGAGAATTCCTGATGAGGTGGAGGGCACGTTTAAAGGACCAGAAATTTCCATGCCTGCACTTGATATCTCTTTACCAAAGATCAAATCCTCTGATCTGGATGCTGAAGGGAGAGGAAGTGGAGAGAAATTCCGTCTTCCTTCCGTTGAGGTTGGAATAGACATGAGCCATTACATGGGTGGAGATGGGAAGTTCACCTTACCGAATTTGAATGTATCCCAATCACAAAAAGTTGATCTGAAACGACCAGATGTTGCAGGAGGATTCAAGTTACCCAGTGTGGACCCGACGCTTCTCAAAGGCAAAGACGTGGACCTGGATCTGCCGGACGTTGACATTTCTTTGCCAACAGTGAGTCTTCCAGGGGCTGGTGTCAAACTAAAAGGTCCAGAACTCATGGGAGGGAAGTTGGAAAGGCCAGATATTGATGTTTCAATTCACAAAGGAAAACTTGAAGGTGGTGTTGAGCTTGACGGCCCCGACATCAAAGGAGGAAAGTTGAAAATGCCAACGTTGGATGTTTCTTTACCAAAGGTCAATCTTCCAGAGGGTGGTGTCAAACTAAAAGGCCCAGAATTCAAGGGGGGGAAGATGGAAATTGCAGACATTGGTGTCTCACTTTCCAAGGCTGAGGCAGATTTTGACATTGAAGGCCCTGACATAAAAGGAGGAAAATTCAAAATGCCAACGTTTGATGTTTCTTTACCGAAAGTTAATCTTCCAGaggggggtgtcaaactaaaagATCCAAAACTCAGGGGTGGGAAGATGGAACTGCCAGACCTTGATGTCTCACTTCCCAAAGGAAGATTTGAAGGTGGCGTTGAGCTTGAAGGCCCCGACGTCAAAGGACGAAAGTTCAAAATGCCAACATTTGATGTTTCTTTACCAAAAGGCAGTCTTCCAGAGggtactgtcaaactaaaaggTCCAGAACTCAAAGGAAAGGTAGAAATTCCGGACATTGATGTCTCAATTCCAAACGTTGAGGGACATTTTGACATTGAAGGCCCTGATGTAAAAGGAGGAAAGTTCAAAATACCAACATTTGATGTTTGTTTGCCAAAAGTCAATCTTCCAGAGAGTGGTGTCGAACTAAAAGGTCCAGAACTCAAAGGAAAGGTAGAAATTCCAGATGTCGATGTCTCAATTCGAAACGTTGAGGGACATTTTGACATTGAAGGCCCTGACGTAAATGGAGGAAAGCTCAAAATGCCAAAATTGGATATTTCTTTCTCAAAAGTCAACATTCCAGAGGGTAGTGTCAAGCTAAAAGGTCCAGAACTCAAGAGAGGGAAGATGGAAATGCCAGACCTTTCACTTCCCAAAGGAAAATTTGAAGGTGGCGTTGAGCTTGAGGGCCCTGATGTCAAAGGAGGAGACTTCAAAATGCCAACATTTGATGTTTCTTTACCAAAAGGCAGTCGTAAAGAGGACGGTGTCAAACTAAAAGGTCCAGAACTGGAGGGATGGAAGATTGAGATGCCAGATCTAGATATGTCCTTCCCGCAAAGAAAAGCTGAAGGAGAGACTGGAATTGAAGGGCATGTTGGCATGGGAGGAAAGTTTCAAATGCCCTCTGTTGATCTTTCTCttcctaaaatgaaaacaaaaggtcCAGAGATCAATATTGAAGGTCCTGAATTTAAAGGTGGAAAAGTCACCGCCCCAACTGTGGATGTTTCCCTTCCCAAAGTTGAAGGCGACCTGGACCTTGAAAGCCCTCATCTTAAAGTAGGAACATTTAAAATGCCAACATTTGATGTTTCTTTAcccaaagtacattttccagaGGGTGGTGTTAAAGTAACAGGTCCAGAACTCAAGGGAGGAAAGATGGAAATGCCAGACATCGATGTCTCACTTCCCAAAGGACAATTTGAAGGTGGCAATGAGCTTGAAGGCCCTAATGTCAAAGGAGGAAAGTTCAAAATACCTACATTAGATGTTTCCTTACCAAAAGTCAATCTTACAGAGGGTGGTATCAAACTAAAAGGTCCACAACTCAACAGAGGGAAGATGAAATTTCCAGACGTTGATCTCTCACTTCCGGAAGGAAAATCTGAAGGTGGTGTTGAGTTTGAAGGCCCTGACGTCAAAGGAGGAAACTTCAAAATGCCAACATTGGATGTTTCCTTACCAAAAGTAAACCTCCCAAAGTTTGATCTCAATGTGGAAACACCAGATGTAAAAGGAAAAATTGAAATGCCATGTGTGGATATTTTGGTTCCAAAAGGAAAAGTTGAAGGTGACCTGAATCTTGAAGGCCCTGATGTCAAAGGAGGAAAGTTCAAAGTGCCAACATTTGATGTTTCTTTACCAAAAGTCAATCTTCCAGAGGGTGGTGTCAAATTAAAAGGCACAGACCTGAAGGGAGGAAAAATAGAAATTCCAGACGTCGATGTCTCACTTCCAAAGGTTGAGGGAGATTTCAACATTGAAGGCCATGATGTCAAAGGAGGAAAATATAAAGTACCAAAATTCAATGTTTCTTTACCAAAAGTAAATCTTCCAGAGGGCAATGTCAAACTAAAAGGTCCAGAACTTGAAAGACGGAAGATTGAGATGCCAGACTTAGATATTTCATTCCCTAAAGGAAAAGCAGAAGGAAAACTAGGACTTGAAGGGCATGTTGGCAAGGGAGGAAAGTTTCACATGCCCGCTGTTGATCTTTCTCttcctaaaatgaaaacaaaaggtcCAGAGATCAATATTGAAGGTCCTGAATTTAAAGGTGGAAGATTTACCGCCCCAACTGTGGATGTTTCCCCTCCCAAAGTTGAAGGTCACCTGGATCTTGAAGGCCCTGATATTAAAGGAGGAAAGTTTAAAATGCCAACAATAGATGTTTCGCTACCCAAAGTCAATCTTCCAGAGGGTGGTGGTAAAATAAAAGGTCCAGAACTCAAAGGTGGAAAGATAGAAATACCAGACATTGATGTCTCACTTCCCAAAGGAAAAGTTAAGGGTGGTGTTGATCTTGAGGGCCCTGAGATCAAAGGAGGACAATTCAAAATGCCAACATTTGATGCTTCTTTACCCAAAGTAAATCTTCCAGAGGGTGGGGTCAAACTAAAAGTTCCAGAATTTGAGGGACAGGAGATTGAGATGCCAGACGTAGATATTTCATTCCCTAAAGGAAAAGTTGAAGGAAAAATGGGAATTGAAGGGCATGTTGGCAAGGGAGGAAAGTTTCAAATGCCCTCCGTTGATCTTTCTCttcctaaaatgaaaacaaaaggtcCAGAGATCAATATTGAAGGTCCTGATGTTAAAGGTGGGAAAGTCACCATCCCAAGAGTTGATGTTTCTCTCCCCAAAGTTGAAGGAGACTTGGATCTTGAAGGCTCTGATGTCAAAGGAAGAACGTTCAAAATCCCAACATTTGATGTTTCTTTACCAAATGTCAGTCTTCCAGAGTGTGGTGTTAAACTAAAAGGTCCAGAACAAAAGGGAGGAAAGATGGAAATTCCAGACATTGACGTCTCACTTCCCAGAGGAAACATTGAAGGGGGTTTTGATGTTGAAGGCCCTCATGTCAAAGTTCAAAATGTTAAAGGAGGAAAGTTTAAAATGCCAAAATTTGATGTTTCTTTACCAAAGGTAAACCTTCCAGAAGGCGATGTCAAACTAAAAGGTCCAGAACTTGAGGGACGGAAGATTGAGATGCCAGACTTAGATATTTCACTCCCTAAAGGAAAAGCGGGAGGAGAAATGAGCAAAGGAGGAAAGTTTCATATGCCCTCTGTTGATATTTCGCttcctaaaatgaaaacaaaaggtcCAGAGATAAATATTGAAACGCCTGACATTAAAGGTGGAAAAGTCACCATCCCAACTGTGGATGTTTCTCTTCCCAAAGTTGAAGGAGACCTGGTTCTTGGAGGCCCTGATGTCAAAGGAGCAAAGTTCAAAATGCCAACATTTAATGTTTCTTTACCAAAGGTTAGTCTTCCAGAGGGTGGTGTCAAAGTAAAAGGCCCAGAGCTCAAGGGAGGAAACATGGAAATTCCAGACATCAGTATCTCACTTCCCAAAGGAAAAGTTGAGGATGGTGTTGATCTTGAGGGCCCTGATGTCAAAGGAGGAAAGTTAAAAATTCCATCATTGGATGTTTCCTTACCAAAAGTCAACCTTCCAAAGGGTGATCCCATTTTGGAAGCACCAAAATTCAaaggaaaaatggaaatgccaagtgtggatatttcactTCCAAAAGGAAAAGTTGAGGGAGATATAGACATTGCAGGCGCTGACGTAAAAGGAGGAAAGTTCAAATTGCCAACATTTGATGTTTCTTTACCAAAGGTCAGTCTTCCAGAGGGTGGTGTCAAAGTAAAAGGCCCAGAGCTCAAGGGAGGAAAGATAGAAATTCCAGACGTCGATGTCTTGCTTCCCAAAGTTGAGGGAGATTTTGACATTAAAGGCCTTGATGCAAAAGGAGGAAAGTTCAAAATGCCAACGTTAGATATTTCTTTGCCAAAAGTCAATCTTCCAGAGGGTGGTGCTAAAATAAGAGGCCCAGAATTCAGTGGAGAGAAGATTAACATGCCAGACTTTCATATGTCACTTCCTGAAGGAAAAGCAGAAGGAGAAATAGGAATTGAAGGGCATAGTGCTAAAGGAGGAAAGTTTCACATGCCCTTTGTTGATATTTCTCTTCCTAAGTCAAAAATAAAAGGTCCAGGGATAACTATTGAAGGTCCTGACGTTAAAGGTACAAAAGTCACCATGCCAACAGTTGACGTTTCTACTCCCAAAATTGAGGGGGACCTGGATATTGAAGGCCCTGATGTTAAAGGAGGAAACATCAAAATGCCAACATTAGATGTTTCTTTACCAAAGGTCAATCTTCCAGAAGGTGGTGTCAAACTAAAAGGTCCAGAACTCAAAGGAAAGATGGAAATTCTAGACGTTGACGTCTCACTTCCAAAAGTTGAGGGAGGTGAAGGCCCTGATGTCAAAGGAGGCAGGTTTAAAATGCCCAAACTTGATGTTTCTTTCCCAAAAGTCAGTCTTCCAGAGGGTGGTGTCAAATTAAAAGGTCCAACACTCAAGGGAGGAAAGATGCAAGTTACAGACATCGATGTCTCTCGTCCCAAAGGAAAAGTTGAGGGTGGTGTTGAACTCGAAGGCCCAGACTTCAAAGGAGGAAAGTTCAAAATGCCATCGTTGGATGTTTCTTTACCAAACGTCAGACTTCCAGAGGGTGGTATTAAAATAAAAGGTCCAGATCTTGGGGGAAGGAAGACTGATTTGACAGACGTTGATGTCGCACTTCCCAAAGGAAAAGTAGAAGGAGAAATGGGAATTGAAGGACATTTAAGTAAAGGAGGAAAGTTCCATATGCCCTCTGTTGATATTTCTAttcctaaaataaaaacaaaaggtcCAGAGATAAATATTGAAGGCCCTGATGGTAAAGGCGGAAAAGTCACAGAACCAACGGTTGATGTTTCCATACTAAAAGTCAGTCTTCCGGGGGGGGGTCTTAAACTAAAAGGTCAAGAACTCAAGGGAGGAAAGATGGAAATACCAGACATTGATGTCTCACTTCCCAAAGCTGAGGGAGATTTTGATGTTGTCGGCCCTCAAGTCAAAGGAGGAAAGTTCAAAATACCAACATTTGATGTGTCTTTACCAAAAGTCAATCTTCCAGAGGGGGGAATCAAACTAAAAGGTCCAGAACTCAAAGGAGGGAGGATGGAAATTCCAGACATTGATGTCTCACTTCCCAAAGGAAAAGCTGAGGGTGCTGTTGAACTTAAAGGCCCTGATGTCAAGGGAGGAAAGTTCAAAATACCAACATTTGATGTTTCTTTACCAAAAGTCAATCTTCCAGAAGGGGGAATCAAACTAAAAGGTCCAGAACTCAAGGGAGGGAAGATGGAAATTCCAGACATTGATGTCTCACTTCCAAAAGTTGAGGGAGATCTTGACATTGAAGGCCCTGACGTCAAAGGACGAAAGTTCAAAATGCCAACGTTGGATGTTTCTTTACCAAAAGTCAATCTTCCAGAGGGTGGTGTCAAATTAAAGGGCCCAGATTTCGGTGGAGGGAAGATCGACATGCCAGACATTGATATGTCACTCCCTAAAGGAAAATTTGAAGGACAAACGGGGATTGAAGGGCATCTTGATAGAGGAGGAAAGTTTCATATGCCCTCTGTTGATATTTGTCTTCCAAAAATGAAAGCAACAGGCCcagaaataaatattgaaggcCCTGACGTCAAAGGTGTAAAACTTACCATGCCAACAGTTGATGTTTCTATTCCCAAAGCTGAGGGAGACCTGGATATTGAAGTCCCTGATGTCAAAGCAGGAAAGTTCAAAATGCCAACATTTGATGTTTCTGTACCAAAAGTCAATCTTCCAGAAGGTGGCCTCAAACTAAAAGGTCCAGAACTCAAAGGAAAGATGGAAATTCCAGATGTTGACGTCTTGCTTCCAAAGGTTGAGGGAGACATTAACATTGAAGGCTCTTATGTCAAAGGAGGTAGGTTTAAAATGCCCAAACTTGATGTTTCTTTACCAAAAGTCAATCTTCCAGAGGGTGGTGTCAAACTAAAGGGTCCAACACTCAAGGGAGGAAAAATGCAAGTTCCAGACATCGATGTCTCTCTTCCCAAAGGAAAAGTTGAGGGTGGTGTTGAACTCGAAGTCACGGACATGAAGGGAGGGAAGTTCAAAATGCCATCGCTGGATGTTTCTTTACCAAACATAAATCTTCCAGAGGGTGGTATTACAATAAAAGGTCCAGACCTTGAGGGAAGGAAGATTGACATGCCAGACATCGATGTGTCATTTCCCAATGACAAAGCAGGAGCGGAAATAGGAATTGAAGGAGGAGGGAAGTTTCATATGCCCTCTGTTGATATTTGTCttcccaaaatgaaaacaaaaggtcCAGAGATAGATATTGAAGCTCCTGACATTAAAGGTAGAAAAGTCACCATGCCAACGGTTGATGTTTCGCTCCCTAAAATTAAATCTCCAGAAGTAGATGTCAGTTTGGAGGGTCCTGATGTAAAAGGTGGAAAAGTCACCATCCCAGCAATGGCTAGAATGACAGGAGAAAGTGCAGGTTCAGGTTCTCTTAAACGTGGCACAGTCAAACTTCCAACTGTTGACATCTCCGCTCCGAAGGTGGATCTTGACTTTGGCCTCACCAAACCAAAAGGTGACGATGTGGAAGTGGCGCTTCTAAAAGCAGAGGGAAGCAGGCCTTCTTCTGGGGGAAGTTTTGATTTGCCTAATGTCTCTCTCAAAGTCCCCAGTTTTACTCTTCCCAGGTTTAGTGGAAAGTCCAAGGCTGGTCATTTGGAGGCATCGGGACAAAGCTGTGAGGGTGACATTTCTCTCAGAGCGCCATCCATGGAGTTGGGTTTGGACAGCAAAGACCAGGGGAAAAAAGCTAAACTCAAAAAGCCCTCCTTTGGAATATCCAAAACAGATGCAGATGTGTCTGTGTCTTGTCCTGAATTagatgtcaatttaaaaaagggggGGATTGACATTCCGAAACCAGATACCAATGTTGACGTGGAAGGGAAAGGTCGTTTCCATGCACCTGATATCACTATCAAACTCCCAAAGTTCTCCATGCCGGGATTTGTTTCAAAAGATGGAACTTTGGGAAGGCCCAGTAGTGACCGTGAAGCTCAGGCCAAGGCCAAAATGCCCTCAGTTGAGCTATCACTTCCTGCCACTAAAACACCAGAAATGGAGGTTCTTCTCCCCAAAGCAGAGGTGGACGTATCAGAGGGTGACATCCGAACCTATGAGGGAGACCTGAAAATTCCCAAAAGGCCTGTGATTGATGTGTCTGCGCCCAAAGTAGACCTGGCTGTGCCACTTGAGTCCAGTTATGAGAGAGAAGGAACGAAATTCAAGGTGCCCGATTTGGACTTATCCCGACTGAAAGGAAAAATCAGCAGAATGCCGAAAAGCAAATCTTCAAAGATTGAAGCACCAGAAGTTAAACTCAAAATGCAGTCAATAGACATTTCAATTCCCAAGGCACCAGATGTTGACCTTCACGGAGATGGAAGAGTTGACTTTAACATGCCACATGCCAACATTGACCTTCCGGAAGCAACAACACCAAAGACAGACATATCCATCCCCAAAGACAAAGTTGGTTTGCATGTGAAGGGAGAGCATTCAGGTCTGAAACTGAAGATGCCAAGACTGGATATCCAGGGTCCAAAAGGAGACCTGGAGCTGGACTTGCGTTTTCGGAGAGGAGAGGGCAGGATGGAAGTATCTGATTTAGAAACCAACAGCAAAGTCAAAGGGCCCAAAGTCAAGGGAACAAAGTTCAATATTGGAatgccaaaaaagaaaaatggtggcGGTGTAAAGGTTGAGCAGGACATTGAGATTATTCAGCCTGGAATCTATGGTCCGACATCCTCAAGTCACAACGGACACAAAGAGGTAAATATTAATGTCCAAATGCCAAGTGTTACGTTACCAAGTGTAAGTGTGACCAGCAAACAAGGCTCAGCAGAATGTGGCCTCCCGTCATCATCAAGTACAGTCCCCAGGATTCCAGACATAGACTTTGATATTGGCACAGCACAGGACGAAGACGAGGACAAACTGGGCAAGAAGATAAAAATCCCCAAGTTTGGTGTCCCTCTACCTTCCCTGTCCTCCCCAGAAGGGAGGATGGAGATATGTGGCCCGCAGCTCAAATACGAGGGTCCCAAAGTCCCCAAAGTAAAGaaagcagtttttgttttagtaAATCCACCTCAAACCGACGATGTGACTCTAAATACAGGTGATGCCAAGGTAAAGATTCCAACACTCCAAACAAAGTCCATAGAAACATCTGTTGACACACCTGGAATGTCAGCGTGTGCGAGTTCATTAAGGTCAGCTGACCTCACGCTCAAGCCGGAAGGTCCAAGTTCAAGGTTCCACTTTGAAAAAGAGGCAAGTCCTCACAAGGGAGCAGCAGCGAGTGCAAAAGTCAAACTTCCAAAGGTGGAATTCACTTCTCCTTATGGCAAGAAAACTGCAGGTCACGCCAACTTGGAAATGACAACCAGACTAGACACACCTTCATTTTCAGGAGAAGACCCAAAAGGGCTCCAAATAAAACCTGGCAAGGTTTCATTTGAAGGTTTCGTTGAGTCCTCCTCAAAAGAAGTTGTCTCACAGCACTCCAGAACGGAAAGGTTGGACGGGGACAGCTCGGGATCGCCAGCTGGTTTTACCATGGAGTTCAGCTCGATGAAGGTCCGAACCTGGGGTGAGGGAGATACCAAAGGAGAACCCCAAGGGAGAGAGTCTCCCCCATGGTTCAAGGTCCCCAAGTTCACCCTGAAACCACACTCTACAG GCTTCCTCCAGATCACGCCGGAGGGATCTCCTCGGGCACAGCGGCGAGGGGAGCTGGGAGGCGAGGCCGACGTCTCGGGCTCCTTCTGCCCGCACGCTTCCGACGTCACCGCAAGCGACGTGTCCTCACCGGTGGGAGGAGGCTCGGTTACCATGGTGACCAAGACCACCAGGACGACACGGCGCGCCACGTCGGCCGCGACGCCAGCGGGCGACTCGGCGGTGACCGCTCACCCGCCGTCAGATCTCTGA